ATGTTTTTCCTACCCTGGCGCAGGCCGCAGGCATAGCTATCCCTGCAAACCGCGTGTTGGACGGGCAGAGCTTTCTCCCGCAGATACTCGGTAAGCCTGGTCCGGTGAAAGAATACGTGTACGTTGATTATCAACGCAAGGCTTTTGTACGAGATCATTCTTTCAAACTGTATGACGATGGTCGCTTCTATGATATGAAAAATGATGTGTTGGAACAAAACCCTATGCCCCCAGCTGATATCAAGGGAACGGCACTCGTGGCAAAGAACAAGCTCCAGGAAGTAATGCAGCAGATGCCTGTGTTGAAAAAGTAATGCGCTGACTTAAATTATTTCGTTTAATTCAAAAATTTAACAGAAATGAAAAGGAATAAAATATTCTTTTTAGGATGCTGCGTGCTATTGATGACAGTCGTTCAGGCGGGCTTAGTATCCGCAAAGGAGGCCAAACCAAAACCACCACCTAACATCGTATTGATCTACGCGGATGATATGGGTTATGGCGACTTAAATTCTTTTGGTGCATCTCAGTATATAACACCCAATCTCGACAGGCTTGCTGCGCAGGGAATGCGGTTCACCAGCTTTTATGTATCTCATGCCATTTGTTCTGCTTCGCGCGCTGCATTACTTACCGGCTGTTATTCAACCCGCGTGGGAATTGGTGGGGCATTGTTTCCCAAATCGCCAATAGGATTGAATCCAGAGGAAGAAACCATCGCAGAAGTACTGAAGAAACGTGGGTATACCAGTGGAATCTTTGGGAAATGGCACCTTGGCGATAACCGGAAATTCCTGCCTTTACAGCAAGGGTTTGATGAGTATTTCGGTCTTCCCTATTCTAATGACATGTGGAACTACAATTATGATGGAAAACTTAAACCCAATGCGAAATTTCCGCCGCTTCCATTGATGAACGGGAATGACATGGTGAGAGAGATTGCTACCATGGAGGATCAGGCGCAATTGACAACATTATATACGGAACGCGCAGTTGCTTTTATTAATAAAAACAATAAAAAACCATTCTTCCTCTACCTTCCCCATTCGATGCCGCATATTCCGATCGCCGCTTCCAGCAAGTTTAAAGGAAAGTCTGACCTGGGTGCCTATGGCGATGTAATGATGGAAATTGATTGGTCTGTTGGACAAATTATGGAGGCCCTCAGAAAAAACGGTATTGATGATAATACCTTGGTTATTTTCACCTCTGATAACGGCCCATGGCTCAATTTTGGGAATCATGCAGGTTCTGCCGGTGGCCTCCGCGAAGGAAAAGGAACCACCTGGGAAGGAGGCATGCGGGTGCCTTGTATCATGAGATGGCCCGGACATATTCCGGAAGGCGTTGTTTGCAATAAGATAGCGTCAACAATTGATATTCTTCCAACCTTGGCCAACATGGCAGATGCTTCACTCCCCGTAAATAAAATTGATGGAGTGAATATACTTTCATTAATGACAGGCGATCAAAAAGCCAATCCACGGGAAGTATTCTTGTATTATAATAACCTCGACCAACTGGATGCTGTCAGGAAAAATCAATGGAAACTTGTTTTTCAACATCCATCGCGAACATACGTGGGTTTTGCACCGGGAAAAGACGGATCCTCCGGAAACGTTGGTAATGCACCGGCACTGACAGCACTGTACGACATGCGCCGTGATCCCGGCGAACGTTATGATGTGAAAGACCAGAACCCTGAAATTGTCGCAACACTTACGACAATCGCTGACGCAGCCAGAAGTGATCTTGGTGATAAACTTATGAATATCAAAGGCGCTAATGTTCGCGAACCCGGAAGAGTTGATAAGTAACAAGGAGGCATATACGTTAACCAATAAACGAAAACAGCATGACTGAAACGATGTTTAAATTTTATGCGAAAGCAGCACTATATATTGTATTGATCATTTTGCCGGGAACCGTCGTTTTGTCCCAGCAAACCGAACCTACATTGGTACAACCGGGCGTAAATGGGAGCGCGCCTGCCGATGCCATCGTATTGTTCGATAAAGGCACCCTTAACATGTTTGAAAGTAAAAAGAAAGCGGGAGGACCGGCAGTCTGGAAAGTAGATGGCAATGAATTTACCGTAGTTCCCGGAACGGGCCCGATTCAAACAAAAGAAAAATTTGGCGATTGCCAGCTGCATATTGAATGGAAAACGCCCATCAAAGATGTAACAGCAGGTAAAGAAGGACAAAATTCAGGAAATTCAGGCATCTTCCTAATGAGCAATTACGAAGTCCAGGTTTTAAATTCACACCTGAATAAAACCTATCCTGATGGACAGGCCGGCTCCATTTACAAACAATATCCTCCGCTGGTCAATGCTTCCCTTAAACCGGGCGAGTGGCAGGTATATGAAATCATCTTCACGGCGCCACGGTTTAATAGTGACGATACAGAAAAAACACCGGGCGCTTTCACCGTTTTTCATAACGGAGTGCTTGTCCAGAATCATGTAATATTAAAAGGCCCTACCCATCCGGTAGAAAAGAAATCCTCGCTTAATCAAACAGCATTTCCATTGTTGCTGCAAGACCATAAGAGTGAAGTCAGCTATCGGAATATTTGGATCAGGAGATTATAATGCATGGCAAGTATAGGAACCTGATTGAAATTTCCCTGCCATTACTGATACAGAAAACCGTTTAAAATATTGTCATAGCTATCATCATGAAAAAACAAACAAAAAAAATATTCCGACTCAGATGTTGGTTCCTGGTTATTCCGGTAATGACCGTTCTTTTTCTCGGTGGTTGCGGCGCGTCTCACAAAACCTCCTCCAGTCGGCATGATGCCGGATCCGGTGTTCAAATCGGCACGATCACTTATAGTTTCGGCAAAATGCAGGGGCAATCAATAGCTGCCGTGTTGGATTACGCGATTAGCGCAGGTGTAAACTCAGTAGAGTTAATGGGGGGACCGGTAGAACAATATGCTGGTAAACCCAAAGGAAACGACGCCAAGACGCTCCGGGATTGGCGTGTCGGCATTTCAATGGATAAATTCAAAGAAATCCGCAAAATGTTTGACGAAAAAGGCGTCAGGATCACTGCTCTTAAATTGGGTGAAAAGAACTGGTCCGATGAAGAAATTGATTATGCCTTTAATGTATGCAGGGTATTAGGCGCAAAAGGGATCACCATGGAGATTTCAGAAGAAGTAGCCCAACGTATAGCCCCCTTTGCAAATAAACATAACCTCTTTATCATCCTTCACAATCACGGACAACCTGGTAAGCCGGGCTTTAGCTTTGATAAAATACTGGCATATGGACCCAAAGTGATGCTGAACCTGGATGTAGGTCACTATTATGGCGTTACCGGATTACATCCCAATACAATCATT
The Chitinophaga sp. MM2321 DNA segment above includes these coding regions:
- a CDS encoding TIM barrel protein; the protein is MKKQTKKIFRLRCWFLVIPVMTVLFLGGCGASHKTSSSRHDAGSGVQIGTITYSFGKMQGQSIAAVLDYAISAGVNSVELMGGPVEQYAGKPKGNDAKTLRDWRVGISMDKFKEIRKMFDEKGVRITALKLGEKNWSDEEIDYAFNVCRVLGAKGITMEISEEVAQRIAPFANKHNLFIILHNHGQPGKPGFSFDKILAYGPKVMLNLDVGHYYGVTGLHPNTIIERLHDRIVCLHIKDKTGPKAAIPDKPVPFGSGGTPIAEILQLIQQKKWPIICDIEMEYPIPAGSDAVKEVAKCVQYCRAALVANK
- a CDS encoding DUF1080 domain-containing protein → MTETMFKFYAKAALYIVLIILPGTVVLSQQTEPTLVQPGVNGSAPADAIVLFDKGTLNMFESKKKAGGPAVWKVDGNEFTVVPGTGPIQTKEKFGDCQLHIEWKTPIKDVTAGKEGQNSGNSGIFLMSNYEVQVLNSHLNKTYPDGQAGSIYKQYPPLVNASLKPGEWQVYEIIFTAPRFNSDDTEKTPGAFTVFHNGVLVQNHVILKGPTHPVEKKSSLNQTAFPLLLQDHKSEVSYRNIWIRRL
- a CDS encoding sulfatase, encoding MKRNKIFFLGCCVLLMTVVQAGLVSAKEAKPKPPPNIVLIYADDMGYGDLNSFGASQYITPNLDRLAAQGMRFTSFYVSHAICSASRAALLTGCYSTRVGIGGALFPKSPIGLNPEEETIAEVLKKRGYTSGIFGKWHLGDNRKFLPLQQGFDEYFGLPYSNDMWNYNYDGKLKPNAKFPPLPLMNGNDMVREIATMEDQAQLTTLYTERAVAFINKNNKKPFFLYLPHSMPHIPIAASSKFKGKSDLGAYGDVMMEIDWSVGQIMEALRKNGIDDNTLVIFTSDNGPWLNFGNHAGSAGGLREGKGTTWEGGMRVPCIMRWPGHIPEGVVCNKIASTIDILPTLANMADASLPVNKIDGVNILSLMTGDQKANPREVFLYYNNLDQLDAVRKNQWKLVFQHPSRTYVGFAPGKDGSSGNVGNAPALTALYDMRRDPGERYDVKDQNPEIVATLTTIADAARSDLGDKLMNIKGANVREPGRVDK